One genomic region from Bacillus rossius redtenbacheri isolate Brsri chromosome 6, Brsri_v3, whole genome shotgun sequence encodes:
- the LOC134533063 gene encoding uncharacterized protein LOC134533063 isoform X2, producing MSSESGSISTTASWLKFFSDAGVPREARASYASAFVENRIERSMLKELSKDMLQDMGIRPMGDIIVILRHIRELPSEEVLEKMAAVSGGNSSGNVAKVRPQTPATAKESSQKPTPLAETSDAQSVSTVTVRRSVPRVLQRVPRTNSQQVQLQRSQKMQTTRVERMPGNCASAVKKKITVNISKGTPLNVTKAATPCNTYNATQSNTSKATPSNTSKATPSNTFKATPSNTSKATPSNTSKATPSNTSKATPSNTSKATSLKRIANSKPRQTPSVSRPQNSADVLGDVELEVSRNNEAPSMNDSNAVSLSEEQEINAVSLSEEQEINAVSLSEEQEINASHQQNKTIPAMATKKVITHSRGMVSAGAKVKLVNRGEKRPFVGTSAAVACTPEGGNAVTVQKRGILKKIASPAKVTRTTGNMEPTIIRNFVRHTGTVASGDGPRAAEEAGVRGSVSPSKQQRVVCEPMLLPAIEDDDDEDEDDYEESVAQEPLCGEQDEPGDEQQVAWRCPPEAVARPAVQRKNVVCVRSSKHGGQQEAMPGRMVRRLPPRYEGKYKVIMPKNWPRSKQTAPEEDCEDSFDSINENGKISENYEMLVGDEQDEGNEEYGEGWREEWAEEELTEETYENNQLANFRVQSEENKQSVFQRLGYRNRSKGGQKFVGFGRASSSLCYYLNNKPLSVFSRLGTAHYRYGYNRPYKPGIALGRDQREYRTHSIVMRNSNRPYKAVNTIELQPAQDTSVNNSWQTGRQVINQPVVVRKKGSTFVHQIPRKKVTAPTESNTSDLLAASAKKTVRFGMSEELSCSSEPRSTPKRSLKPLPGSITLRTGIFNKRNS from the exons CGAGCTGGCTGAAGTTCTTCAGCGACGCGGGGGTGCCACGGGAGGCAAGAGCCTCGTACGCGTCTGCCTTCGTGGAGAACCGCATCGAGCGCAGCATGCTGAAGGAGCTGAGCAAGGACATGCTGCAGGACATGGGCATCCGGCCCATGGGCGACATCATCGTCATCCTGCGGCACATCCGGGAGCTGCCCAGCGAG GAAGTGCTGGAGAAGATGGCTGCTGTGTCGGGCGGCAACAGCAGCGGGAACGTGGCCAAGGTGCGGCCCCAGACGCCCGCGACTGCTAAGGAGAGCAGCCAGAAACCCACCCCACTTGCTGAAACAA GTGATGCACAGTCGGTGAGCACAGTCACAGTCAGACGGTCGGTCCCAAGGGTGCTGCAGAGGGTCCCTAGAACAAATAGTCAACAAGTGCAGTTGCAGAGGAGTCAGAAAATGCAGACGACCAGAGTTGAACGCATGCCAGGAAACTGTGCGTCTGCCGTGAAGAAAAAGATCACAGTGAACATCAGCAAGGGCACCCCGTTGAATGTGACTAAAGCTGCTACCCCATGTAACACATATAATGCTACCCAATCTAACACATCTAAAGCTACCCCATCTAACACATCTAAAGCTACACCATCTAACACATTTAAAGCTACCCCATCTAACACATCTAAAGCTACCCCATCTAACACATCTAAAGCTACCCCATCTAACACATCTAAAGCTACCCCATCTAACACATCTAAAGCTACAAGTTTGAAGAGAATTGCAAATTCAAAACCCAGGCAGACGCCAAGTGTAAGCAGACCTCAAAATAGTGCTGATGTTTTGGGAGACGTGGAGTTGGAGGTGAGCCGTAATAATGAGGCTCCAAGTATGAATGATTCAAATGCGGTGTCTCTAAGTGAGGAACAAGAAATAAATGCGGTGTCTCTAAGTGAGGAACAAGAAATAAATGCGGTGTCTCTAAGTGAGGAACAAGAAATAAATGCCAGCCACCAGCAGAACAAAACCATTCCAGCCATGGCCACTAAGAAGGTCATCACTCATTCGAGGGGTATGGTGAGTGCAGGTGCCAAAGTGAAACTAgtaaatagaggtgagaaaaggCCTTTTGTTGGAACCAGTGCAGCTGTAGCTTGTACTCCAGAGGGCGGTAATGCGGTGACAGTGCAGAAAAGGGGTATTTTGAAGAAAATAGCTTCCCCGGCGAAGGTGACGCGCACGACAGGTAATATGGAGCCGACGATCATCAGAAACTTTGTGCGCCACACCGGTACCGTGGCATCCGGCGATGGTCCACGGGCAGCGGAGGAGGCAGGTGTGCGTGGCTCTGTGAGCCCCAGCAAGCAGCAGCGTGTGGTGTGTGAGCCCATGCTGCTGCCTGCCATCGAGGACGACgacgacgaagacgaagacgactACGAAGAGTCTGTCGCGCAGGAGCCCCTGTGCGGCGAGCAGGACGAACCTGGCGACGAGCAGCAAGTGGCTTGGCGCTGCCCCCCGGAGGCAGTAGCGAGACCAGCAGTGCAGAGGAAGAACGTGGTGTGTGTGCGCTCCAGTAAGCATGGCGGCCAGCAGGAAGCAATGCCAGGCAGGATGGTTAGGAGGCTGCCACCCAGGTACGAGGGCAAGTACAAGGTCATCATGCCAAAGAATTGGCCCCGATCCAAGCAGACTGCCCCAGAGGAGGACTGTGAGG ATAGTTTCGACAGCATTAACGAAAATGGcaaaatatctgaaaattatgAGATGTTAGTTGGTGATGAGCAAGATGAAGGTAACGAAGAGTATGGAGAGGGCTGGCGTGAAGAGTGGGCGGAAGAAGAATTAACTGAAGAAACTTACGAAAACAATCAATTAG CAAACTTCAGAGTGCAGTCAGAAGAAAACAAGCAGTCTGTCTTTCAGCGTTTGGGATACAGAAACAGGAGTAAAGGTGGCCAAAAGTTTGTTGGTTTCGGCAGAGCTTCCAGTTCGTTATGTTATTACTTGAACAACAAG CCACTCTCTGTATTCTCGCGGCTGGGTACAGCCCACTACAGGTACGGGTACAACCGACCTTACAAGCCAGGGATTGCCCTTGGCAGAGATCAAAGAGAGTACAGAACACATAGCATTGTGATGAGAAACTCCAACCGTCCCTACAAGGCCGTGAACACCATCGAGTTGCAACCAGCGCAAGACACCAGTGTGAACAACTCGTGGCAGACAGGGAGACAGGTGATCAACCAACCAGTGGTTGTCAGGAAGAAAG GATCCACTTTTGTGCACCAGATTCCGAGGAAGAAAGTGACTGCCCCTACAGAGTCAAATACCTCGGACCTGCTTGCTGCATCAGCCAAGAAGACTGTGAGG
- the LOC134533063 gene encoding uncharacterized protein LOC134533063 isoform X1, whose protein sequence is MSSESGSISTTASWLKFFSDAGVPREARASYASAFVENRIERSMLKELSKDMLQDMGIRPMGDIIVILRHIRELPSEEVLEKMAAVSGGNSSGNVAKVRPQTPATAKESSQKPTPLAETSDAQSVSTVTVRRSVPRVLQRVPRTNSQQVQLQRSQKMQTTRVERMPGNCASAVKKKITVNISKGTPLNVTKAATPCNTYNATQSNTSKATPSNTSKATPSNTFKATPSNTSKATPSNTSKATPSNTSKATPSNTSKATSLKRIANSKPRQTPSVSRPQNSADVLGDVELEVSRNNEAPSMNDSNAVSLSEEQEINAVSLSEEQEINAVSLSEEQEINASHQQNKTIPAMATKKVITHSRGMVSAGAKVKLVNRGEKRPFVGTSAAVACTPEGGNAVTVQKRGILKKIASPAKVTRTTGNMEPTIIRNFVRHTGTVASGDGPRAAEEAGVRGSVSPSKQQRVVCEPMLLPAIEDDDDEDEDDYEESVAQEPLCGEQDEPGDEQQVAWRCPPEAVARPAVQRKNVVCVRSSKHGGQQEAMPGRMVRRLPPRYEGKYKVIMPKNWPRSKQTAPEEDCEDSFDSINENGKISENYEMLVGDEQDEGNEEYGEGWREEWAEEELTEETYENNQLEANFRVQSEENKQSVFQRLGYRNRSKGGQKFVGFGRASSSLCYYLNNKPLSVFSRLGTAHYRYGYNRPYKPGIALGRDQREYRTHSIVMRNSNRPYKAVNTIELQPAQDTSVNNSWQTGRQVINQPVVVRKKGSTFVHQIPRKKVTAPTESNTSDLLAASAKKTVRFGMSEELSCSSEPRSTPKRSLKPLPGSITLRTGIFNKRNS, encoded by the exons CGAGCTGGCTGAAGTTCTTCAGCGACGCGGGGGTGCCACGGGAGGCAAGAGCCTCGTACGCGTCTGCCTTCGTGGAGAACCGCATCGAGCGCAGCATGCTGAAGGAGCTGAGCAAGGACATGCTGCAGGACATGGGCATCCGGCCCATGGGCGACATCATCGTCATCCTGCGGCACATCCGGGAGCTGCCCAGCGAG GAAGTGCTGGAGAAGATGGCTGCTGTGTCGGGCGGCAACAGCAGCGGGAACGTGGCCAAGGTGCGGCCCCAGACGCCCGCGACTGCTAAGGAGAGCAGCCAGAAACCCACCCCACTTGCTGAAACAA GTGATGCACAGTCGGTGAGCACAGTCACAGTCAGACGGTCGGTCCCAAGGGTGCTGCAGAGGGTCCCTAGAACAAATAGTCAACAAGTGCAGTTGCAGAGGAGTCAGAAAATGCAGACGACCAGAGTTGAACGCATGCCAGGAAACTGTGCGTCTGCCGTGAAGAAAAAGATCACAGTGAACATCAGCAAGGGCACCCCGTTGAATGTGACTAAAGCTGCTACCCCATGTAACACATATAATGCTACCCAATCTAACACATCTAAAGCTACCCCATCTAACACATCTAAAGCTACACCATCTAACACATTTAAAGCTACCCCATCTAACACATCTAAAGCTACCCCATCTAACACATCTAAAGCTACCCCATCTAACACATCTAAAGCTACCCCATCTAACACATCTAAAGCTACAAGTTTGAAGAGAATTGCAAATTCAAAACCCAGGCAGACGCCAAGTGTAAGCAGACCTCAAAATAGTGCTGATGTTTTGGGAGACGTGGAGTTGGAGGTGAGCCGTAATAATGAGGCTCCAAGTATGAATGATTCAAATGCGGTGTCTCTAAGTGAGGAACAAGAAATAAATGCGGTGTCTCTAAGTGAGGAACAAGAAATAAATGCGGTGTCTCTAAGTGAGGAACAAGAAATAAATGCCAGCCACCAGCAGAACAAAACCATTCCAGCCATGGCCACTAAGAAGGTCATCACTCATTCGAGGGGTATGGTGAGTGCAGGTGCCAAAGTGAAACTAgtaaatagaggtgagaaaaggCCTTTTGTTGGAACCAGTGCAGCTGTAGCTTGTACTCCAGAGGGCGGTAATGCGGTGACAGTGCAGAAAAGGGGTATTTTGAAGAAAATAGCTTCCCCGGCGAAGGTGACGCGCACGACAGGTAATATGGAGCCGACGATCATCAGAAACTTTGTGCGCCACACCGGTACCGTGGCATCCGGCGATGGTCCACGGGCAGCGGAGGAGGCAGGTGTGCGTGGCTCTGTGAGCCCCAGCAAGCAGCAGCGTGTGGTGTGTGAGCCCATGCTGCTGCCTGCCATCGAGGACGACgacgacgaagacgaagacgactACGAAGAGTCTGTCGCGCAGGAGCCCCTGTGCGGCGAGCAGGACGAACCTGGCGACGAGCAGCAAGTGGCTTGGCGCTGCCCCCCGGAGGCAGTAGCGAGACCAGCAGTGCAGAGGAAGAACGTGGTGTGTGTGCGCTCCAGTAAGCATGGCGGCCAGCAGGAAGCAATGCCAGGCAGGATGGTTAGGAGGCTGCCACCCAGGTACGAGGGCAAGTACAAGGTCATCATGCCAAAGAATTGGCCCCGATCCAAGCAGACTGCCCCAGAGGAGGACTGTGAGG ATAGTTTCGACAGCATTAACGAAAATGGcaaaatatctgaaaattatgAGATGTTAGTTGGTGATGAGCAAGATGAAGGTAACGAAGAGTATGGAGAGGGCTGGCGTGAAGAGTGGGCGGAAGAAGAATTAACTGAAGAAACTTACGAAAACAATCAATTAG AAGCAAACTTCAGAGTGCAGTCAGAAGAAAACAAGCAGTCTGTCTTTCAGCGTTTGGGATACAGAAACAGGAGTAAAGGTGGCCAAAAGTTTGTTGGTTTCGGCAGAGCTTCCAGTTCGTTATGTTATTACTTGAACAACAAG CCACTCTCTGTATTCTCGCGGCTGGGTACAGCCCACTACAGGTACGGGTACAACCGACCTTACAAGCCAGGGATTGCCCTTGGCAGAGATCAAAGAGAGTACAGAACACATAGCATTGTGATGAGAAACTCCAACCGTCCCTACAAGGCCGTGAACACCATCGAGTTGCAACCAGCGCAAGACACCAGTGTGAACAACTCGTGGCAGACAGGGAGACAGGTGATCAACCAACCAGTGGTTGTCAGGAAGAAAG GATCCACTTTTGTGCACCAGATTCCGAGGAAGAAAGTGACTGCCCCTACAGAGTCAAATACCTCGGACCTGCTTGCTGCATCAGCCAAGAAGACTGTGAGG
- the LOC134533063 gene encoding uncharacterized protein LOC134533063 isoform X3: MLKELSKDMLQDMGIRPMGDIIVILRHIRELPSEEVLEKMAAVSGGNSSGNVAKVRPQTPATAKESSQKPTPLAETSDAQSVSTVTVRRSVPRVLQRVPRTNSQQVQLQRSQKMQTTRVERMPGNCASAVKKKITVNISKGTPLNVTKAATPCNTYNATQSNTSKATPSNTSKATPSNTFKATPSNTSKATPSNTSKATPSNTSKATPSNTSKATSLKRIANSKPRQTPSVSRPQNSADVLGDVELEVSRNNEAPSMNDSNAVSLSEEQEINAVSLSEEQEINAVSLSEEQEINASHQQNKTIPAMATKKVITHSRGMVSAGAKVKLVNRGEKRPFVGTSAAVACTPEGGNAVTVQKRGILKKIASPAKVTRTTGNMEPTIIRNFVRHTGTVASGDGPRAAEEAGVRGSVSPSKQQRVVCEPMLLPAIEDDDDEDEDDYEESVAQEPLCGEQDEPGDEQQVAWRCPPEAVARPAVQRKNVVCVRSSKHGGQQEAMPGRMVRRLPPRYEGKYKVIMPKNWPRSKQTAPEEDCEDSFDSINENGKISENYEMLVGDEQDEGNEEYGEGWREEWAEEELTEETYENNQLEANFRVQSEENKQSVFQRLGYRNRSKGGQKFVGFGRASSSLCYYLNNKPLSVFSRLGTAHYRYGYNRPYKPGIALGRDQREYRTHSIVMRNSNRPYKAVNTIELQPAQDTSVNNSWQTGRQVINQPVVVRKKGSTFVHQIPRKKVTAPTESNTSDLLAASAKKTVRFGMSEELSCSSEPRSTPKRSLKPLPGSITLRTGIFNKRNS; this comes from the exons ATGCTGAAGGAGCTGAGCAAGGACATGCTGCAGGACATGGGCATCCGGCCCATGGGCGACATCATCGTCATCCTGCGGCACATCCGGGAGCTGCCCAGCGAG GAAGTGCTGGAGAAGATGGCTGCTGTGTCGGGCGGCAACAGCAGCGGGAACGTGGCCAAGGTGCGGCCCCAGACGCCCGCGACTGCTAAGGAGAGCAGCCAGAAACCCACCCCACTTGCTGAAACAA GTGATGCACAGTCGGTGAGCACAGTCACAGTCAGACGGTCGGTCCCAAGGGTGCTGCAGAGGGTCCCTAGAACAAATAGTCAACAAGTGCAGTTGCAGAGGAGTCAGAAAATGCAGACGACCAGAGTTGAACGCATGCCAGGAAACTGTGCGTCTGCCGTGAAGAAAAAGATCACAGTGAACATCAGCAAGGGCACCCCGTTGAATGTGACTAAAGCTGCTACCCCATGTAACACATATAATGCTACCCAATCTAACACATCTAAAGCTACCCCATCTAACACATCTAAAGCTACACCATCTAACACATTTAAAGCTACCCCATCTAACACATCTAAAGCTACCCCATCTAACACATCTAAAGCTACCCCATCTAACACATCTAAAGCTACCCCATCTAACACATCTAAAGCTACAAGTTTGAAGAGAATTGCAAATTCAAAACCCAGGCAGACGCCAAGTGTAAGCAGACCTCAAAATAGTGCTGATGTTTTGGGAGACGTGGAGTTGGAGGTGAGCCGTAATAATGAGGCTCCAAGTATGAATGATTCAAATGCGGTGTCTCTAAGTGAGGAACAAGAAATAAATGCGGTGTCTCTAAGTGAGGAACAAGAAATAAATGCGGTGTCTCTAAGTGAGGAACAAGAAATAAATGCCAGCCACCAGCAGAACAAAACCATTCCAGCCATGGCCACTAAGAAGGTCATCACTCATTCGAGGGGTATGGTGAGTGCAGGTGCCAAAGTGAAACTAgtaaatagaggtgagaaaaggCCTTTTGTTGGAACCAGTGCAGCTGTAGCTTGTACTCCAGAGGGCGGTAATGCGGTGACAGTGCAGAAAAGGGGTATTTTGAAGAAAATAGCTTCCCCGGCGAAGGTGACGCGCACGACAGGTAATATGGAGCCGACGATCATCAGAAACTTTGTGCGCCACACCGGTACCGTGGCATCCGGCGATGGTCCACGGGCAGCGGAGGAGGCAGGTGTGCGTGGCTCTGTGAGCCCCAGCAAGCAGCAGCGTGTGGTGTGTGAGCCCATGCTGCTGCCTGCCATCGAGGACGACgacgacgaagacgaagacgactACGAAGAGTCTGTCGCGCAGGAGCCCCTGTGCGGCGAGCAGGACGAACCTGGCGACGAGCAGCAAGTGGCTTGGCGCTGCCCCCCGGAGGCAGTAGCGAGACCAGCAGTGCAGAGGAAGAACGTGGTGTGTGTGCGCTCCAGTAAGCATGGCGGCCAGCAGGAAGCAATGCCAGGCAGGATGGTTAGGAGGCTGCCACCCAGGTACGAGGGCAAGTACAAGGTCATCATGCCAAAGAATTGGCCCCGATCCAAGCAGACTGCCCCAGAGGAGGACTGTGAGG ATAGTTTCGACAGCATTAACGAAAATGGcaaaatatctgaaaattatgAGATGTTAGTTGGTGATGAGCAAGATGAAGGTAACGAAGAGTATGGAGAGGGCTGGCGTGAAGAGTGGGCGGAAGAAGAATTAACTGAAGAAACTTACGAAAACAATCAATTAG AAGCAAACTTCAGAGTGCAGTCAGAAGAAAACAAGCAGTCTGTCTTTCAGCGTTTGGGATACAGAAACAGGAGTAAAGGTGGCCAAAAGTTTGTTGGTTTCGGCAGAGCTTCCAGTTCGTTATGTTATTACTTGAACAACAAG CCACTCTCTGTATTCTCGCGGCTGGGTACAGCCCACTACAGGTACGGGTACAACCGACCTTACAAGCCAGGGATTGCCCTTGGCAGAGATCAAAGAGAGTACAGAACACATAGCATTGTGATGAGAAACTCCAACCGTCCCTACAAGGCCGTGAACACCATCGAGTTGCAACCAGCGCAAGACACCAGTGTGAACAACTCGTGGCAGACAGGGAGACAGGTGATCAACCAACCAGTGGTTGTCAGGAAGAAAG GATCCACTTTTGTGCACCAGATTCCGAGGAAGAAAGTGACTGCCCCTACAGAGTCAAATACCTCGGACCTGCTTGCTGCATCAGCCAAGAAGACTGTGAGG